Part of the Danio rerio strain Tuebingen ecotype United States chromosome 12, GRCz12tu, whole genome shotgun sequence genome, GGTCATGCACTCAAATATTAATGCCTTTATATCTGCAGATGGTTTAAATGTCTGATAAGAATACCATAACTTCTCTGTATTATTTTTATGCCATGATTTCTTAATATGTATAAACCAACTCTATcactaaaatatttgttatttgtgTTTAGTAATACTACCATAATCTGCTCAGGACACCCAAGGAGTTTGTACACACCCATAATAAAGATGCTTTTCAAATAATGCtgacattttaatacattatCAGATGAACTGCATTTAGTTTTAATGAAATTCAGGCAACAACAGAaactttaaacaaaatgaaagGATAAATGACACCCTCTCCTGGCCATTAGACTAATTACACTCGACCACCTGCGATCAAATTaaaactgatgttttttttttgtttgtttttttcaggcTTTAGCAAAACTTTTGTGGATTTTGCATTTCAGTATGTCAagctgttttatattttaatgtaaaacccACTGTagtattatcttttatttatttatgcaaatatattcaataaatggttttcattttcctttggcttagtctctatttcagaggtcaccacacaGCGTAAActatcgccaactattccagcatacaatgtaaaaaaaaaaataaaaatcaagtttaCGAATTATTTCCAACAGCTGGGGtgcctaaaaaataaaaaaacttaaaaaaatttaaagttaaaataaaaatgtactgtaaaaaaacagaggttgaattacagaaatttaccagaaatttaaagacatttctgtcatttattgtccattattttatggtaactTTCTGTAATTTAGCAGccattattttacctttttttccgGCAGCTGcaggaaataaactgtaaaattatgaattattttttacagtgtacgttttaagcagcagatgcccttccagctgcaacccagtactaggaaacatggATTTGGACTGTGGTAtaaaccggggcacccggaggaaactcaagcaaacacgggaagaacatccatacagaaatgccaactggcccaacctgcactcgaaccagtgaccttcttgatgtgaggtgacagtatCTGTTAATTAACCCACAGgctaaaattaataaacaagtaGCATTACTTATATCTAATGAATCAGCAGCCATTAAATACATATGAATATCAATTAGGTGATAATATCAAAATCATTAGACGTAGTATCTAAATAATTacatgtaataaatactgtatctGTTTCATAAGTAAAAGTATCTAACAAATAAGTTTTAGTTGGAAAAAAGGTAgactaaattaaattacatataaattGCTAGTCACATGTGGATTCCAGTCAAAAGTAAATAGCTGATCTCTTCATTACATATGACCATCTGTGGCATAGAAAAGTTAAACTTGAAATTGATAACAATAGAACATCTCACAAATAGGAACTATAGTCTTTAATATATGCACCATGTAATGAATAAGAATAATTTAATAAGAAGAACAAGAACATTACTACTGCAAATGGAAAAgatattaaagtaaattaaaagagCATAAAAATAGAGACCAGTATACGTTATTGATTAGATGTGAAAACTGCTTGCCATATAGTTTCACCCCTTACACGCCCTTTAAAAGTCAGGTGGCATGTTATACAACTGCATATTCAAATCAACAACCAGGGGCAGAATTGAAAGCAAATCTACTGAACAACTTAAGACTCTGACAGCCTGTCAGAAATGGCTTCGAGGATGCACAGAGACATGAAGAGAAAAAGAGTTCACTTTGGTAGGTTTCAGATCTGTTTCTGGAGATATAAGAaggatattttaaaaaacatttatacgtATATCTCTCTCTTTGATCTAATGTACATTGCCAGAATCACAAAGCTTCGTTTGATCTCTTTCTCCAAATGTGCACTTCTAGTAGATCATCACCACAGAGGCAGCAGACATGGACATTTGTCCCGCAATAAATTCATGCAGCTTCCGTATCCACGTGTGTACAAACCAGAGAGAAACCACACTTCAGACAGAGGTAAGTTGCCAGAAACTACTAATCAAGATGTTTGAATAAGAGTAAGTAATGTTTCATAATTAAGTACTAGTACCTAATTAATgagcactagtatctaatgaataagtactagtttctaataaataagaactaaaattaatttaataagtaatatttcATGAATAAGTACtaattaataagtactagtatctaatgaataagtactattACCTAATTAATAAGctctagtatctaatgaataagtactagtttctaataaataagaactagtatcaaTTTAATAGGTAATATCTAATGAATAAGAACTAGTAACTGTTGGACTTCAAAGGGTCCAGCGCATGTTCAAAAATGGGTTCGGAGTCAATCTGTCAAAAATTATAAGTTTTATTTGCTCACGCAGGAAAGAAACTAAAAGTAACAACAGAGGTTCAACTCTGAACTCTCTTTCAGAGACACCTTTTATATCACAGTTGTTTGCTGTATCTAACTTCTTCTCTTAACAGTTGACATTTAAGGCAAATGTCTCCTCATAGCACACACACGGCTCATACACAAGCTCATACATCCTGTCATTCTCAGAACTCTCTGCATAGCCACAAACAGGATGTGTTGTCTCATGTAGCAGCCTACTACACTTTATGTGCACATAATATGGCAATTAACCTCTTCACATTTCACAGTAATTAACACTTTATAGGTTGATTGGTAAAGCCTTCTTATGCATGGAAAACATGTAAAAGTTTTATTTCAACTGAAAAACAACACATGaccaatgaataagtactagcaCCCAATGAATAAGTATGAATAAGGCAAATTAACAAAttgaatttaataatgttcaacttaatttttttgtttaaattcagcccaaataagttgtttacaaccacttaacgtaaaaaaaatagtaaatccaaggaatcattattaaatattttttttcagtgtagtatctatttaataggtactagtatctaataaaaaagaactagtgtctaatgagtaaacactagtatatttaaaaaagcactaTATCTACAGAATAGGGACTAgaatctaatgaataagtactagacTAGTTGTACTTATGTaaaagatactagtatctaaaaaataagGACTAGTAACTTGAAAACAGGTACGGGTTATAAATTAATGTCTAAACGGCTTGCCATACTAGTATCTAacgaataagtactagtatctaattaaTAATAACTAGTATATATTTAATGAGtaatatctaatgaataagtactagtatctaaaatTAAGAACTAGTAcctatttaataagtaatatctGATGAATAAGTACAAGTACCTAAAATAcaagaactagtatctatttgATAAGTAATATCTAATGAGTAAGTACTAGtacctaatgaataagtactagtattaATTACAGGTATCTAATAAAAAAGAAGTAGTGTCTAATGAGTAAACactagaatatttttttaaaatgcactaTATCTAAAAAATAtgcactagtatctaataaataagtattagtagtacttcatgtaaaaaatactagtatctaaaaaataagGACTTATAAATTAAtgtctaaattaaattaatgattaaattatCAATCTTTTCTGTTCTTATAGGGAGAAAGTTTCTCCATGGCAGGCCTTTTTTACGTGTCCAAACAAACCAACAAGCCCAGCCTCATATTCAACAAGAATTCCCTACAAACAAAGGTAACGTGGTGAAATTTCACCTTTTTCATTTCACTATACAAGAAAATATTCTTTTAGTTCACATCTCATGTATTTAATTTCACTCAGGTCTGGGCTCAGGAATCAAGAAACTTCTGAATATAATTATAAAGGACCTGCAGCCCTTAAGCTCTGTCAACATAGAAGCCCCTTTATCTCAGTCAAGTATCCGATGTGAACTTCAGAGTTTTTACAGGACAAAGCGGGTAGAAGTACAGCGTTCAGTCAATAAAGCACATAACCTTGTTCTCTCAGCTGAATTGTGGAGCTCCAATAAAAACACCTTTTACCTGACTGTGGCCGGTCACCTAATCAATGAAAACTGGGAACTGAAATCATATGTGCTCGATACGGCACATTTAATCCACAAAAGCACAGCTGAAAGTGTTGTGGAGCAACTTTTGAGGATTTCCAAAGAGTGGAACATCACTGAAAAGACTCAATTTGTGGTCACAAATGTTGACGGCATAAAAAGGGCCCAAAACAACATACGCAAATGGACCTTCATACCTTGTTTTGCTTTCACTCTGGATAAAGTTGTCAGGGAAACCCTCTCTGATTGGGAACTTTTGCTTAGGAAATGTCAGCAAATAGTTGCATTTTTCCACCAAAGTGACGAGGCTTCACAGCATCTCCAGAAACACCGCATTTCTCTAAAGCTCCAGTCAAGAGAACTGACTCAGTCCTCTGGTCTAAAATGGCTTCCTACCTTTTACATGCTGAAGACGATCTTAGAGCAGTGGCCAGCCATCTTTGAGGTTTTTGTGGACAAACGAGTTGATCTTTGCCTGAACGAGAATGAAAGAAAAATAGTTGATCAAATTGTAAAAGTGTTGGATGTTTTGAAGGAAGCCACACTGAAAGTAGGAAGACAAGGGTTCATCTCCATCTCAAATATTATACCGGTTGTCCAAATGCTGCAGGAGAGGCTGAGAAACCTGGGGATGATGGAAAACAGAATAGCACAGAAACTGTCTGAGAAGTGTGATTATCATATTGGCAAGATCAACCAAATCCTTTGGTTTAGAGTTTGCACAGCGCTGGACCCTCAGTACAAAACCAGCGTGTTGCGGGACTCCAGCATTGAAGATGTCAAAGCAGAAATCAAGAGACAAATgagggaatctaaaagtgtgtgtcATAAATCTAGAAGTGATGAGTCGGTCCTGCTAAACTACTGGGAGATGAAGGATATTTCAGGGAGTACACTTGAATTCTGGAGGAATCTACCAGAAGAGTTCAGAAAACTGTCATCAGTGGCCCGCAAGAACCTCTCAGTGGTCTCCACGGTCATCCCTATGGAGAATGTGCACCAGATGAAGGAATCTCAGATTATCAACAGGAGAAATTGTCTAGAGCCAGAAAATCTTAATATGATACTGTTTTTGAACAGCAACCTGTGaagaaaacacaacacacacacacacacactgtcatatgtacacaaaatgtaaacaaatggaGCTGTGCACTTTAAAGGGGCTGTATGTAGAGTTGAGAAATATGTGCTATTAGTGACTAGTGATTAGTGTTGGCCATCAAAgagatatagttcacccaaaaatgaaaatgaccataTTGTTTAATCTCTTTGAATTCTAAAGAAGATaatttaaagaatgctggttgttagtgcacattgatggatttattttattctttatttttgaaaaagaagaaacaacaaagtaaattaaagctgcaagcagcgatgaaagggaccttgcACCCGGGCTCATCGCCGCCCAGGGGCCTTAGGATTACGGAACAGTGGACAATAATAAagctaatatattttaaaaatctgataaaatcactgatttatgccaaacttccttctgtcagcaggtggcactatgactAACTCAAtactggcatgtagatgccttcggAGGACGAATCTAATCGAACCTGTGAATTTTCAAGCAGATCAGACATTGCTTGGCTGGGTTATAAGTACTTCCTCCTCCATGGCAAAACACTGCACTTAGGTCAGTCCGTTACAGACACACCCTTCGGCGAAtaatagatcaggggtcaccaatctcgttcctggagggccggtgtccctgccgggtttagctccaacttgccttaacacacctgccttggtgtttcaagtatacccttAATTAGctcgttcaggtgtgtttgattagggttggagctaaaatctgcaggacaccggccctggaGCCCTGCAGACCgtcaaatgtgtgaattttgaggcagattggacaatgtatgcctgagttataacaacttcctgttttgtggccaATCGTCAAAGTTTGAGAGGCCGCCACGAACATGCCCTTTTACAAAAACTTTAGATCTTCGCAATTTatcatcgccaaggcctttagatgacaaaacccaattttgctGTTGATCTGGTAAAATCTCTAGGAGAAATTCGTTAAAGTACAATGCCTGGAAAAGGCAAAAACGGCACAACTTTTTTGTATAATTTGACGTGTATGCCAATTTTCGGATGTGTGTGAAATGTAGctttttgccacgcccacttccaaaACCTATAGCAAACGTACATTTTCGGCACTTCTGGGCAAGCATGTTTGAACCCTGAAAAATGTGATTAATTTAGGAGattaataattacaacaatattagtaaacagagcaattccaatagggcctataccagaattaaagaattaaattagGAACTGAattaacttttgggtgaactttccctttaggTACACTATAGAAATGTACTGGTTGCATTTACGTGCACAAGATGGTGAATGTGATTTTATGTGATATACTCACTCATGGCTAAGctcttttttttgctgtttgatcagaagttaaaaaaaagaaaatgcagctATACTTATAACAAACATCCAGATGTTTACacactatttaattttttaaaagttgataCCTGTAGCTGTACTAATAGAGACTGACCACAAGTTGGCAGTAGTTACTCGGCTATCTAAATTCTTAGCATTGTAGTTTTGCATTTGTCACAAGCATttgaccaggggtgtccaaacacacctgaaccagataatcaagctcttgaggcaagttggaggtaaactcagcaggacaccagccctccaggaccgagtttggacacctctgattttgaataaatttgactacgggcaataaaatgtaaacctataatataataatgttttggttatgaaaaaaaagaGACTGTAAAGGCTTTACTAAACTGTACTAATAGGGACTGCCCACACGATGGCAGTAGTTACACAACATAACTAAACTCTTAGTATCGTAGATTGGACTATGGGCAATATAATGTATACCACAAGATGGCAGTAGTTACACAACATACACAGCACTTGTCTCATGATTTTGACTATGGGCAATGTGtataaaactataatataaactgttttagttacttttaataaactgcatgtaTCTCCATTTTAATGTTATGTTTAGGTTCACCGCAGTATGTACTATCTGGAATATACTATTTGATTGTGGTATTTGTCAGATCTTATCCATCAGCATAATCAGTGCACTCTGCACATACTGGAATAACCTTGATATAGTAATATTTAGCCTGAGGATGATTATTAAGCATGTAAATCTACAGCACTGGAAAAACACAACATGATCCAACCTGTTTGGGATGCTAGTTTCACTCCTGACGATGGCTTCCATTGACAGTAATGCACATTGGTACAAATTAAGGCCCTCAAGTGAAGTTTGTCAGCTTTctcttttattgaaaaatataacTGTTAATTATTTTGCAAGGGAAAGTGAGGCAGGtcgttatatatattatttcagtaCAGAATGGTACAGacattaaatgaaaaaacaataaGATTGAAAGGGAATACCTGGAAATGAAAGAAAAGCTTTTATACTATGCTTTAGTGCTTTGTCAACCATTGTCTGTAGAAACTGTATGAAGATGTGGTGCTGTAAATGAGTACACAACTGTGCT contains:
- the si:ch211-152f22.4 gene encoding zinc finger BED domain-containing protein 4 isoform X3 — encoded protein: MQLPYPRVYKPERNHTSDRGRKFLHGRPFLRVQTNQQAQPHIQQEFPTNKGLGSGIKKLLNIIIKDLQPLSSVNIEAPLSQSSIRCELQSFYRTKRVEVQRSVNKAHNLVLSAELWSSNKNTFYLTVAGHLINENWELKSYVLDTAHLIHKSTAESVVEQLLRISKEWNITEKTQFVVTNVDGIKRAQNNIRKWTFIPCFAFTLDKVVRETLSDWELLLRKCQQIVAFFHQSDEASQHLQKHRISLKLQSRELTQSSGLKWLPTFYMLKTILEQWPAIFEVFVDKRVDLCLNENERKIVDQIVKVLDVLKEATLKVGRQGFISISNIIPVVQMLQERLRNLGMMENRIAQKLSEKCDYHIGKINQILWFRVCTALDPQYKTSVLRDSSIEDVKAEIKRQMRESKSVCHKSRSDESVLLNYWEMKDISGSTLEFWRNLPEEFRKLSSVARKNLSVVSTVIPMENVHQMKESQIINRRNCLEPENLNMILFLNSNL
- the si:ch211-152f22.4 gene encoding zinc finger BED domain-containing protein 4 isoform X1, with the protein product MASRMHRDMKRKRVHFVDHHHRGSRHGHLSRNKFMQLPYPRVYKPERNHTSDRGRKFLHGRPFLRVQTNQQAQPHIQQEFPTNKGLGSGIKKLLNIIIKDLQPLSSVNIEAPLSQSSIRCELQSFYRTKRVEVQRSVNKAHNLVLSAELWSSNKNTFYLTVAGHLINENWELKSYVLDTAHLIHKSTAESVVEQLLRISKEWNITEKTQFVVTNVDGIKRAQNNIRKWTFIPCFAFTLDKVVRETLSDWELLLRKCQQIVAFFHQSDEASQHLQKHRISLKLQSRELTQSSGLKWLPTFYMLKTILEQWPAIFEVFVDKRVDLCLNENERKIVDQIVKVLDVLKEATLKVGRQGFISISNIIPVVQMLQERLRNLGMMENRIAQKLSEKCDYHIGKINQILWFRVCTALDPQYKTSVLRDSSIEDVKAEIKRQMRESKSVCHKSRSDESVLLNYWEMKDISGSTLEFWRNLPEEFRKLSSVARKNLSVVSTVIPMENVHQMKESQIINRRNCLEPENLNMILFLNSNL
- the si:ch211-152f22.4 gene encoding zinc finger BED domain-containing protein 4 isoform X2 translates to MASRMHRDMKRKRVHFDHHHRGSRHGHLSRNKFMQLPYPRVYKPERNHTSDRGRKFLHGRPFLRVQTNQQAQPHIQQEFPTNKGLGSGIKKLLNIIIKDLQPLSSVNIEAPLSQSSIRCELQSFYRTKRVEVQRSVNKAHNLVLSAELWSSNKNTFYLTVAGHLINENWELKSYVLDTAHLIHKSTAESVVEQLLRISKEWNITEKTQFVVTNVDGIKRAQNNIRKWTFIPCFAFTLDKVVRETLSDWELLLRKCQQIVAFFHQSDEASQHLQKHRISLKLQSRELTQSSGLKWLPTFYMLKTILEQWPAIFEVFVDKRVDLCLNENERKIVDQIVKVLDVLKEATLKVGRQGFISISNIIPVVQMLQERLRNLGMMENRIAQKLSEKCDYHIGKINQILWFRVCTALDPQYKTSVLRDSSIEDVKAEIKRQMRESKSVCHKSRSDESVLLNYWEMKDISGSTLEFWRNLPEEFRKLSSVARKNLSVVSTVIPMENVHQMKESQIINRRNCLEPENLNMILFLNSNL